The Arachis hypogaea cultivar Tifrunner chromosome 16, arahy.Tifrunner.gnm2.J5K5, whole genome shotgun sequence genome contains a region encoding:
- the LOC112755025 gene encoding uncharacterized protein has product MVLKQTNRTKTQMGKKKLVETRCSPCYINNLFTHLERHNEQAKLAEIEAIGFDFLHRVPQWHVKQSIMLQLAKAYDVKTNTLRVDAGDIRITAELIGNVFGIPSRGDPISELQKKMHRIWQLRESFRRKLLPNYETVFACPMETEQQRMTFRRYFSMVVLKMFLNPTSQ; this is encoded by the exons ATGGTTCTCAAACAAACCAATCGAACAAAAACACAGATGGGTAAAAAG AAACTAGTCGAGACACGATGCTCACCTTGCTACATTAACAACTTGTTTACCCACTTGGAACGACATAATGAGCAGGCTAAGTTGGCCGAGATTGAGGCCATTGGATTTGATTTTCTGCACCGGGTACCACAATGGCATGTGAAGCAGAGCATCATGCTCCAACTAGCTAAGGCCTATGACGTGAAGACAAACACTCTCAGAGTCGACGCAGGGGACATTCGCATTACCGCCGAACTTATCGGCAATGTATTCGGCATACCTTCGCGAG GGGACCCAATCTCGGAACTGCAGAAAAAAATGCATCGCATTTGGCAATTAAGAGAGAGTTTCAGAAGAAAACTACTACCCAACTACGAGACTGTCTTTGCCTGTCCAATGGAGACCGAGCAACAGAGGATGACCTTTAGAAGATACTTTAGCATGGTTGTTTTGAAGATGTTTCTTAACCCCACAAGCCAGTAG
- the LOC140172873 gene encoding uncharacterized protein, protein MASYKENRTAQIRLVSSHNEVYEPCDDSFALVDALLANRSNLLEHCPTMCMEIGCGSGYVITSLALILGRERGGVNYIATDINPNAVKVTRETLDAHGVDAELILTDIASGLENRLAGLVDVMVVNPPYVPTPEDEVGAEGIISSWAGGENGRRVIDRVLPVADHLLSEKGWLYMVTLTANNPSEICLQMKKKGYASKIIIQRSTEEESLHIIKFWRDSDTTVDEVTDQSLIGFLGSLLSQIPLFSLWRGSNSNDNC, encoded by the exons ATG GCTTCATACAAGGAGAATAGAACTGCCCAAATTCGGCTTGTGAGTTCACATAACGAGGTTTATGAACCATGTGATGATTCTTTTGCGCTGGTTGACGCTCTTCTTGCCAATCGCTCTAACTTGTTGGAACATTGTCCTACAATGTGTATGGAGATTGGCTGTGGCAGCGGATATGTCATTACTTCCCTTGCTCTTATTCTTGGACGTGAAAGAGGTGGCGTCAACTATATCGCAACTGACATAAACCCAAATGCAGTTAAGGTGACCCGTGAGACATTGGACGCACACGGGGTTGACGCAGAGTTGATATTAACAGATATTGCATCTGGGCTAGAGAACCGACTAGCTGGTTTGGTTGATGTCATGGTTGTAAACCCTCCTTACGTACCTACTCCCGAAGATGAAGTCGGCGCTGAAGGTATTATCTCTTCTTGGGCTGGAGGGGAAAATGGAAGGAGAGTAATTGATCGGGTTCTGCCTGTTGCAGACCATCTTTTGTCCGAAAAGGGATGGTTGTACATGGTCACCTTGACGGCAAACAATCCGTCTGAAATATGCCTGCAAATGAAGAAAAAAGGGTATGCTTCTAAGATTATCATTCAAAGATCGACAGAGGAAGAAAGTCTACATATAATCAAGTTCTGGCGCGATTCCGATACTACAGTAGATGAGGTAACAGACCAATCCCTTATCGGGTTTCTTGGCTCCTTGCTTTCACAAATTCCTCTATTTTCTCTCTGGAGAGGCAGCAATAGTAACGATAACTGCTGA